The proteins below come from a single Aspergillus oryzae RIB40 DNA, chromosome 5 genomic window:
- the gfsA gene encoding glycosyltransferase family 31 protein (predicted protein): MLKNNSFNNSPKMPIFRTRTVFPLIALFSIGFFFWCIERYDRAAFLRFKHPVDRVTTSAGTPQIQLQPSSAPTAKMCDADPSVMPPLPFTEWLPRKNYTRAYFRPHHVSPKTEFSSLEEIDIPVLPPMTVMERGMVVSPDNEDEDISCPPIIDVNVAADHDVDETDKLLFGLATTADRLDRLLPSLLYSYGNTKAGIIVLVPESDDDIPKQETYFRNRGLDLTLIQSPLDFTARYFGLVEAFANHIRTKRPQTQWVSFIDDDTFWLSLPTVAEELKLFDVTKKHYIGSLSEAHWQVDTFGHIAFGGAGVFVSKPLLDVLEEYYDECQSWGEQPGDQKLGQCIQRYGDTPLTLWPSLYQMDMKGEVDGVYESGRKIESLHHWNSWYTKDVVKMTTVAAAAGRRSVLRRWVFDQEEIVNNSTGKSTRTFWVFTNGYSLVKYTYGENTPDDAIDFDHTEKTWEEDPRGYEERLGPLRPKEHDGVLKDRWLLREAYVVGDNVHQWYVREEDEGHSVIEIVWLGPKGGGGAGIKDYNVRKHH; this comes from the coding sequence ATGCTTAAGAACAACTCCTTTAATAATTCGCCCAAGATGCCGATTTTCCGCACTAGGACCGTCTTCCCTCTCATCGCCCTATTTTCAAtaggcttcttcttttggtgCATTGAGCGTTATGATCGTGCAGCGTTCCTTCGATTCAAGCATCCCGTCGACCGGGTGACTACGTCAGCTGGTACTCCTCAGATTCAGCTACAGCCATCATCAGCCCCGACGGCGAAAATGTGCGATGCGGACCCTAGTGTTATGCCTCCCCTGCCTTTCACTGAGTGGCTGCCTCGCAAGAACTATACCCGCGCGTACTTCCGTCCTCACCACGTGAGCCCTAAGACTGAATTCAGCTCGCTGGAGGAAATTGATATCCCTGTGCTCCCGCCCATGACCGTCATGGAGCGCGGTATGGTTGTCTCCCCGGAcaacgaggacgaggatatTTCCTGCCCTCCCATCATCGATGTTAATGTAGCCGCCGACCATGACGTTGATGAGACGGACAAGCTTCTGTTTGGTTTGGCCACGACTGCTGACCGTTTGGACCGCTtgcttccttccctcctctACTCCTACGGAAACACCAAGGCCGGTATCATCGTGTTGGTACCGGAATCCGACGACGACATCCCCAAGCAAGAGACCTACTTCCGTAACCGTGGCTTGGACTTGACACTCATTCAGTCCCCTCTCGATTTCACTGCTCGTTATTTCGGCCTGGTTGAGGCGTTCGCCAATCACATCCGTACCAAGCGCCCCCAGACCCAATGGGTTAGCTTCATTGACGATGACACTTTCTGGTTGTCCCTTCCCACTGTCGCCGAGGAGCTGAAGCTTTTCGATGTGACCAAGAAGCACTATATCGGCTCCCTGTCGGAAGCCCACTGGCAGGTTGACACCTTTGGTCACATTGCCTTTGGCGGTGCTGGTGTTTTCGTGTCTAAGCCTCTCCTTGACGTTCTCGAAGAATATTACGACGAATGTCAGTCCTGGGGTGAGCAGCCTGGAGACCAGAAGCTCGGACAGTGCATCCAGAGATACGGAGATACTCCCCTTACCCTTTGGCCCTCTCTTTACCAGATGGACATGAAGGGTGAGGTTGACGGCGTGTACGAGTCGGGCCGGAAGATTGAGTCCCTCCACCACTGGAACAGTTGGTACACTAAGGACGTTGTCAAGATGACGACCGTGGCAGCGGCCGCCGGTCGCCGGTCAGTGCTCCGTCGCTGGGTGTTTGACCAGGAAGAGATTGTCAATAACTCCACCGGCAAGAGCACCCGTACATTCTGGGTCTTCACCAACGGATATTCTCTCGTCAAGTACACCTATGGCGAAAACACTCCtgatgatgccattgacTTCGACCACACGGAGAAGACTTGGGAAGAGGATCCTCGTGGTTACGAAGAGCGTCTGGGACCTCTTCGTCCTAAGGAACACGATGGTGTCCTCAAGGACCGTTGGCTCTTGAGGGAAGCTTACGTTGTGGGTGACAATGTACACCAGTGGTACGTGCgtgaagaggatgaaggccATAGTGTCATCGAGATCGTTTGGCTTGGACCCAAGGGTGGTGGCGGTGCCGGTATCAAGGACTACAATGTCAGGAAACATCACTGA